The Impatiens glandulifera chromosome 8, dImpGla2.1, whole genome shotgun sequence genome includes a window with the following:
- the LOC124911251 gene encoding uncharacterized protein LOC124911251 isoform X2 — protein sequence MGCFAIAVGTIILLSTILTTLIHPVIVSPALAAFSTAGGPITAKLFRTEVLSSAWTGFLAGCLHTLSGPDHLAALAPLSIGRSKLESAAVGALWGCGHDAGQVIFGLLFLLLKDRLHIEILRTWGTRVVGLTLLVIGAMGIREASEAVVVPEFSGYEGFGNQPELKKKKKIGFATFATGIVHGLQPDALMMVLPALALPSRWAGAAFLGMFLVGTVIAMGSYTVFIGSCSEALKERVPRITEKLTWASSMIAIAFGVGLLVSQYFGFSLY from the exons ATGGGTTGTTTT GCAATTGCTGTTGGGACAATTATACTATTATCAACTATCTTAACAACTCTAATCCATCCAGTCATTGTATCGCCAGCTCTTGCTGCATTTTCAACTGCTGGAGGCCCCATAACCGCCAAACTTTTTCGTACAGAGGTGCTAAGCAGTGCTTGGACAGGGTTCTTGGCCGGTTGCTTACACACCCTATCGGGTCCAGACCACTTAGCCGCTCTGGCTCCACTTTCAATAGGCCGGTCCAAGCTAGAAAGCGCGGCGGTTGGAGCTTTATGGGGTTGCGGTCATGATGCAGGACAAGTGATCTTTGGCTTACTCTTCTTACTCCTCAAGGATCGACTCCATATCGAAATCCTTAGAACTTGGGGAACTAGAGTTGTCGGTTTAACTCTCCTCGTAATCGGTGCTATGGGGATTCGTGAGGCTTCCGAGGCGGTTGTTGTCCCGGAATTTAGCGGTTACGAGGGTTTTGGGAATCAACCggaattgaagaagaagaaaaagattgGATTTGCAACTTTTGCGACGGGGATTGTACATGGGCTACAACCGGATGCGCTTATGATGGTGTTGCCTGCATTGGCATTGCCTTCGCGTTGGGCTGGGGCTGCGTTTCTTGGGATGTTCTTGGTTGGGACGGTGATTGCGATGGGTAGTTACACTGTTTTTATAGGGTCTTGTAGTGAAGCGTTGAAAGAGAGGGTGCCAAGGATCACGGAGAAGTTGACGTGGGCTTCGTCGATGATTGCGATCGCTTTTGGGGTTGGGCTTCTTGTAAGCCAGTATTTTGGGTTTAGTTTATATTGA